tagatagtgcCGAGTGATGATAATATCTCCTTGATAGACAATGACCTTTAGGTGACCTTTGATGGTTGTTTGCATCATAACCTCCACCTAGGGCATTGACATGTGTAAGTCACATGTAAGCTAAACTCTAAATCTACAGCTGACTGGACATTTGTGACCTTGTGACCCAAACCAACACACGGCAATGGCACTGGCACATAGGCAAGATGCTCCTTAGAAGATCATAGGACACCATGCACAATTACAAAGACATGATTTAATGAAGGACTGATCATTTCCCCCGCCATCAATACTAAAGTGGCTTCAAAAACATAGTGGGTTTGAGTACAATCAATGTtgaacagttgtttttttttccaataataAAAGTCACTCATTGATGCTTTCCTTTTCACAGACAACCCTGACAGGCTTCTGGAAATCCATGCAGACCAACGTATTCAGAGTATGTGCCTATTTCTGTGACATAACATGCCTAAGCAATCCAGGCTATGCTGctgttaaaatattaatttaaagtAACTatggcaaacaaaaaaaaggaaaaaaagacattatttttGGTACAAAGCATCTACAAAAAAGCCTTACAACTCCAATTGGAAAACAGAGATCATacaaaataaatctgtcagTTGAGCATCAGTGCTACGTATATTATTTGGACcaattttcaaatatattttataacaaaataaataatgccTTTATACAGTGCCCTTATTTGTatttcaacaaacaaacaaaaaagcttgGCGGCTCATTACGCAAGATACAGCTCAGACTAAAGGAAAATAACACAACGTCCCTGGAAACTaattatatatctatatttatatttatatttatatatatatatatatatatatatatatatagatgtatatatatatatattcaagtATTTGTTTTCAGGCAAAAGCATGTGAATACTACTgatatacaataaaaataaaatgttagttgacattattgctgtttttttccctttgaatTGAAATTTTGTGCCTTTCTTTAGAATTGTAAAATAACATCATAACAATAaccatggaaacaaaaaaaatgcctAACTTGGAAAAACAGGAATGTCACGGTACCAGAAACTGACGgggttttccttttttttttcattgaaacattgatatgaaaagaaaacagaaaaaagacaaaataaaatataatcatCATTATCCCACTCGCTCTTTGTCCATGCCATGTTACTTCCTGTCAGAGCAGTCTGCAAAGCCATGGCGAACAGGAAGTACTGTCCCAGAACTGTAGTACTGTCCTAATCCAGGCGGTCCACGGTGTCCCATATGTGTCCCCACACTGCTCCCTGTGTCCGGCAGCCTCAGAGGGACGGGAGGAGCAGGGACTGGGTCTCAGGTCCCCCTTGCCGCTTGTGCTGGCAAGCTAGTGATGAGCAGCCGCTAGCACTCGCTGTGAGCCTAGAGCCTAGCAAACACAGCCCGTATCTTTTTCTCAGTGACACTTCCCCCTTGACATTGCCACTGCCAGGAGCTCCCCCATAtcctttattttcctctttttttaaagtcacacTTTCCTTAAAACGGAAAGTTTTAATAttcattcaaagaaaaaaaacgtGCTTTTCAACCTCTTCTTTGAGTCCATTCCCAAAGCTAgcaccatgacatttttttaagctACACGTTCATTGTTCATAAAAAAATagtgccatttttttctttactttgacGTAATCCGTGGCAATGTGCAATTTTGCAGactcttttctgctttttgtttgtgatcAAAAGGTGCTGGAACAGGAATCtaattttacaaaataattCCTTACAGTGTGGAAGTCCCTTTATAGGTAGAGGTGCAAACTAATAAGAAAAAGAACTAacagagattttctttttgcCTCAGGAAAAATGGTGTGGAATGGATTCTTTCATGCAAGCTGTTCTTCACGTTCAGTTGTCTTCCacaaggattaaaaaaaaaaaaacattccgCAGGGTGTCCTCTTGACACTTGCAAACCGCAGatctctttcatcttcttttctcccttcccttttctcttttgcttaAGGATCCACCTGAATTGCATTCAGCCAAATTGTTAACTTTTTGTTCGTCATTTGCGTTTGTGCCTTTTGTGTCAgtgactgaaagagagagggagcgaaaGACTTCAGACAGGAAGAATGTGAAGGCATGTTTGTGTGCCGGAGGAGGGTGGGTGGGTTTGACGGGGGGCATTAGAAGGGGGCCAGGAGGTCAAGAAGTAGTGGATGAGAGCAGGGGGAGGGATTGGTGGGCTCGGACAGGGCAGGGGAGGTCAAAGAGGACTGCCACAGAAATGACGTCAGAGACAAAGCTATAATCCCctagtctttttttctccctccaaaCTCTTGTCTGTGCAAAGGGCTGGCAGCGGGCTCATTTGTGGTTGACATAGTTGTCCGTGGTGAGCAAGACGGGAGGCAGTTTGCTGGGAAGGCTGATCAGGGGCCTGTGGAAGATAACCTGCTCCTGTGCTTTGATCTTCTCCGCCTGCCTCCGAAACTTTTTGGCCCTCAGGATGGCGGGGACACCCCTCCGGAGCCGCTGGGCCGCCTTCCTCTGCCACACCTCGTATTTGGAATACTTCACGGTCACATGCTGCTTCCTTGGGACTTCCTATTGTGGCGTGCAGAcgaaaataaaggaaaaagggaaaagagggagTCAGTTCATTAGGGGTGATAAGATGCTGTGCAAGTGCATATTACAATGGAGGAAAACCATGTTTATGTTCTGAGAATATTCAGTCATTGTTGGGCCAGTTAAATGGAAATCAAATGTCATTCTTATAGCACTGAGCGTCATAACAGACTCGCCTTGCCTCTGACTTGCCCTTGTTTTGGTTTCCTTGACTGAGAGAAGCTGTCAACAAGTGCTTAGTTCAGCCTCTTTAACATACTGTCAAAGGGAAGGGCGGTCACTTGCCTCATATACATATGAGGAGCACGTCGTCGTTCACCCAACGACCCACTGAACTGACTAACCTCTGCAGACCGAATGAAACAGCACATAAACGCATTGTTATTTCAAAACCTCTATTCTTACAGGGCAAACTCTTGTAAACAGCGTTAGGTGTTGTGCTGGGCACCAGAGACTGAGACAAAGTGGGAGTGGTAGCAGCGAGGCTAGAATTTATGCGTGAGTAGCCAGTGCTCCATCTGAATGGCTTGTTTTGGTCCTGCCACTTGAAGAGTGTTTGTCCCCCTTCATTCACTTCAGGCCTGCTCAATAGGCTAAACACAGCTGGCCCTCAGAGCAGGCTGTACCCATCAACTCTCCCTGCCCAGACAAACTAGGGACATGTCCCAACTAATTCCCTAGCAGCCTATTTATTGCATTTCAGACAGAAAGTCCATTACTTTCCATTTTGACATTTGCAGTACTTATTCAGTTACAATCGCCAGCAATCTCACTACACCGACACTGATTTTCTAACAAGTCAAAGCAGAAACATTATAAACATCTTTCTCTTCTTGTCTAAGAGGGCTGAAGGGATTTTAAGAGGTCTGGAAAGCAGCCACTGCTCAGTCTTGTGACCGCAGTAAAAAAACCTGAAACGCTTTGACGATTCCCTTCATGTTCGTGACATATTTCGGAGAGGCTCCGCTGGCCAGGTCAGGTGTTTTTGACCATGCAGAATTAAAAATGCATGCCAGTTTTGGAGAGCTTGCTGTTCCGTAACTAATTATCACACACTCAGAACACAGTTTTGTTACGGACCGGCAGCCTCCACCATCTCACagactttctctctttctctctctcacacacacactcaagcctGTGAGTATGACTCTGCCTTTTCCTGAATGCAATGTGCTGTGACTGTCTTGATGTTTTCCACAACGATCAGCATTTTGCATGGAAGGTAACTGCTTACCAGTGACCATTTAACTAGATAAACCTGTCTATGGGTTTCAGTCTGTACTTTGTGTCAGGGACATAGGGGCAACGCTCAGAGGTGAATAGAGGCGAAGGTGATGGGAAGACAGATAGGGACGAGGATTAGCATTGTTTCCCACActggtgtgtgtggttgttgttgttgttgttgtacttgaGATGTACCTGTTTTAGTGCGGGCATCACGGGTATGACCTGTAGAGAGGTGGCCGACACGTCCCTTTCGGACTTGGCGGGTTTGGCACAGTACTGCTCCAGCAGGTTGAGGTCACAGCTACGGAAACAACATTCCTCTACGATCCCACGGTTCTGGGGGCGCCGGTTGCTACCCCTGCTGGTTGGCCTacctgaggagaaacaaaagTGAGGGATAAAAGAAGGCAAGGTTAAGGTATGGGGACACAACACTGGCATCAGTAACGATTCTAGGTTGTTTTTGCAGGATTACTTCGACAATCATAGCAGTCCACAGAGTAAAGAGGATAAAAGGAAATCTATGACCAACAGCAACAAATCTTTTTGTTTGTAGAGGATAATCTGATTAAGGCTATCTGGAAGTCCTTTAATGAGTGAATACACAAGTAAACATGCTGTGCTGTAGACGCTAAAAGAGAGCGACAGAGCACTAAGCTCTCAGACAGACCTTTGGGTGAGCAAATACATAAAATGGAAACTCTTCTGTGACCTTGTCCTTTGTCAAGTcagcagagataaagaggatgaggagggagagagaggggaggggcagGGAGGTAGAGAAAACAGGGATCAGTgcagagagagggtgtgtgaaGGTtcaaaacagagggaaagaatgCAAAACAAAAGGGAAAGAGAATAAAGACGTTAGAGTGGAAGGTATAGAAGAATAAGGTGAGGGGGGTGGACGGTTAGAATGTTGCACAGGGGGAACACTATTCGCGATCAATAAAGGCCTTGTTTGAAGTCCTGCGCCCCACACAATGTTGGAGAAATCTCATGAGAGGGGAAGCTAGATCTGATTGCAGGAAGAGgaacatgagagagagagggggggagagggagagaaggcaaagaggaggagggagcacatCTATGTTGGCCCAAATTGGATAATGATCATTGTGATTGGAGAGGAGCTTCTGTGGCAAGCAGCACACAAAGAAACTGCCTGTCTCTCAAAGGTGAAAAGCAGTGGGTGGGATATggataaccccccccccccattaaaaaagtaaaaagtatttCCTCTGTTGCAGAGATCAGAGGAAGGTGAATTTATGTTTGTCACAAACACTGCATACTGAGCAAACAGAAGCTTATCCATTTGAGGATTAACAGCTACCACAATGCATTCACATAATGCGTTACAGCTATTCCCATCATCACTACAATGGAAGCAATGATCAGAGTTGATGTTACTGATCTTTCCTCCTAACCTGAcatcaccctctctctctctctctctctctctccaccccccTCGGGCTCATCAGTGTGGTCGCCTGGCCTGGGAACACTGGTGCTGAGGTGACTGGTATGCCTCTTGGGGTGCTATTACTTTACTGGTAAACAAGCGGCCCATTGTGTCGCGCTGAGTCGTGTGTGCCTTCACAGCTCGTCGGCCTTTCATATGCAATGAGAGGTAGGGCAGAATGCGCACACTCAGCAGAGCAGCCTGGACGAGGTCTTGAGACACACAGCTGGCTGTAatctccttctcactctctttctgcctGCCTCTcagtcagtatgtgtgtgtgtgtgtgtgtgtgcgcgcgcgtgcgtGTCTGTGcgtgagaaagaaaaataccaaacacgCATAGCACGCATATGTGTGCGAAGGAACAACAGAGGGAGAATAAAGAGCGAATCAACATTGACGCAGCTCATCGTGCAAACTTTGTAAACCTACTGAAATAGAAGCCTCTGTCTTCACAGACAAACTGCAGCGCATCCACCAGCTCCCCCCCACACAGCGTCTCTGCCGAGGCCATTTCCACAACGTAGAGCGTCAGGGCCAGTGCAAACAGCAGCGCACGACTGGACGAAGACATCTTTTTGacctgcagacaaaaaaaaataaaaccacaatgcAGAATAAAGCATCGGCTCCACAAATACAACCACACATTTCAAGAGTGatgacacaaaatgtttttttcctctttttttctttttctttctttcttcctttttttttttttttagaaattgtCAGATGACAGCCAGATGTTGCCTTTCACAGGATCCAATCTTACGCATTCACATTTGCACGCTTGTTTAAGTCGCACGACTCCCAGTGTAAAACGCTGTTTCTATGCATTGACCTACTAactcagaaaaaaaagcctATTACGTGAGACAAATGATGCCAAATgagcaccccccccccccccccccccggatAGTTATCTCCCGCTGTCACCATGGCGCACCTGAGAGAAG
Above is a window of Lates calcarifer isolate ASB-BC8 linkage group LG10, TLL_Latcal_v3, whole genome shotgun sequence DNA encoding:
- the igf2b gene encoding insulin-like growth factor 2b, with amino-acid sequence METQQRHGQHSLCHTCRRAESSRMKVKKMSSSSRALLFALALTLYVVEMASAETLCGGELVDALQFVCEDRGFYFSRPTSRGSNRRPQNRGIVEECCFRSCDLNLLEQYCAKPAKSERDVSATSLQVIPVMPALKQEVPRKQHVTVKYSKYEVWQRKAAQRLRRGVPAILRAKKFRRQAEKIKAQEQVIFHRPLISLPSKLPPVLLTTDNYVNHK